The Oncorhynchus tshawytscha isolate Ot180627B linkage group LG18, Otsh_v2.0, whole genome shotgun sequence genome has a window encoding:
- the LOC112235782 gene encoding SNW domain-containing protein 1, whose amino-acid sequence MSLTSFLPAPTQLSQDQLESEERARAQRSHSTALVSSRREPPPYGYRKSWVPRSLEDFGDGGAFPEIHVAQFPLEMGRKKKTSNALAVQVDAEGKIKYDAIARQGQGKDKVIFSKYTDLLPKEVLNDDAPELQKPDEEAVKELTEKTRDALMKQVSQKIAAAMPVRAADKQAPAQYIRYTPSQQGVAFNSGAKQRVIRMVEMQKDPMEPPRFKINKKIPRGPPSPPAPVMHSPSRKMTVKEQQEWKIPPCISNWKNAKGYTIPLDKRLAADGRGLQTVHINENFAKLAEALYIADRKAREAVEMRAQVEKKMAQKEKEKKEEKLRELAQMARDRRAGIKGHGGDKGGEDGEARERDEIRHDRRKERQHDRNISRAAPDKRSKLQRDQDRDVSELIALGQPNPRASNEAQYDQRLFNQSKGMDSGFAGGEDEMYNVYDQPFRRGSDMAQNIYRPTKSSDKDMYGDDLDTLMQSSKFVPDREFSGTDHGPRRDGPVQFEEDPFGLDKFLEEAKQHGGSKRPSTSRGSKDYDHDKKRRKE is encoded by the exons atgtcGCTTACGAG CTTTCTACCTGCGCCGACCCAGCTGTCTCAGGACCAGTTGGAGTCAGAGGAGAGAGCCCGGGCACAGAGGTCCCACTCCACCGCCCTGGTCTCCTCCCGCAGAGAACCCCCTCCCTACGGCTACAGGAAGAGCTGGGTGCCACGCTCTCTGGAG GACTTTGGAGATGGCGGTGCCTTCCCTGAGATCCACGTGGCCCAGTTCCCTCTGGAGATGGGCAGGAAGAAAAAGACATCCAATGCCCTGGCAGTTCAGGTGGATGCTGAGGGCAAGATCAAATACGATGCCATCGCCAGACAGGGACAGGGCAAGGACAAG GTGATCTTCAGTAAGTACACAGACCTGCTTCCTAAGGAAGTGCTGAACGATGATGCTCCTGAGCTGCAGAAGCCAGACGAGGAGGCTGTCAAAGAGCTGACAGAGAAGACCCGCGATGCTCTGATGAAGCAGGTCTCACAGAAGATCGCTGCAGCCATGCCTGTGAGGGCAGCAGACAAACAGGCCCCTGCACAGTACATCAG GTACACTCCTTCCCAGCAGGGTGTGGCCTTCAACTCCGGGGCCAAACAGAGGGTCATCCGTATGGTGGAGATGCAGAAGGACCCCATGGAGCCCCCACGCTTCAA GATCAACAAGAAGATTCCTCGtggtcctccctcccctcctgcacCAGTCATGCACTCTCCCAGCAGAAAG ATGACTGTCAAGGAGCAACAGGAGTGGAAGATTCCCCCTTGTATTTCAAACTGGAAGAACGCAAAG GGTTACACCATCCCACTGGACAAGCGTCTGGCTGCGGATGGTAGAGGACTGCAGACGGTTCACATCAACGAGAACTTTGCCAAACTGGCCGAGGCGCTCTACATTGCTGACAGAAAG GCCAGAGAGGCTGTGGAAATGAGAGCCCAGGTGGAGAAGAAGATGGcccagaaagagaaggagaagaaggaggagaagctCAGAGAGCTGGCTCAGATGGCCCGAGACCGCAGGGCAGGGATCAAAGGTCACGGAGGGGACAAAG GTGGAGAGGACGGTGAGGCCAGAGAGCGTGACGAGATCCGTCAtgacaggaggaaagagagacagcacGACAGGAACATCTCCAGAGCCGCCCCTGATAAGAG GTCGAAGCTGCAGAGAGACCAGGACAGAGATGTCAGTGAGCTGATCGCTCTGGGCCAGCCCAACCCTAGAGCCTCCAACGAGGCTCAGTACGACCAGAGACTGTTTAACCAGAGCAAG GGTATGGACAGTGGTTTTGCAGGTGGGGAGGATGAGATGTACAACGTGTACGACCAGCCGTTCAGGAGAGGCAGCGATATGGCCCAGAACATCTACAGGCCCACCAAGAGCTCTGACAAGGACATGTATGGGGACGACCTGGACACACTCATGCAGAGCAGCAA GTTTGTTCCGGACCGTGAGTTCTCTGGTACGGACCACGGTCCTCGTCGTGACGGCCCTGTCCAGTTTGAGGAGGATCCGTTTGGTCTGGATAAGTTTTTAGAGGAGGCCAAGCAACACGGCGGCTCCAAGAGACCCTCCACCAGTAGAGGCTCCAAGGACTACGACCACGACAAGAAACGCAGGAAGGAGTGA